The following are encoded in a window of Candidatus Anstonellales archaeon genomic DNA:
- a CDS encoding EMC3/TMCO1 family protein, whose protein sequence is MTELQSPILIIFLSAFAYSLLSTYITRKFGNYKRIKEIQETFRAISKEINEASKSSDKNRLDEAIARQNAAMPLLWESMVLQIKPLIFLLPVLFIIPSLLRDNFPTFSIKLPFALPIFIQNLENFPNWRDTFGPVGWFWLSVIFSALLVSLALKIYETHINKIQVPK, encoded by the coding sequence ATGACCGAATTACAATCCCCGATCCTAATCATATTCCTATCTGCCTTTGCGTATTCCCTCCTTTCTACCTATATAACCCGAAAATTTGGAAACTACAAACGCATAAAAGAGATACAAGAGACATTCAGAGCAATTTCAAAAGAGATAAATGAAGCTTCAAAGTCATCTGATAAGAATCGGCTCGATGAGGCAATTGCCCGCCAAAATGCTGCGATGCCACTCCTCTGGGAATCTATGGTACTGCAAATAAAACCACTTATATTCCTGCTTCCGGTGCTCTTCATTATCCCCTCTCTGCTTAGAGATAATTTCCCTACTTTTTCCATAAAGCTCCCATTTGCTCTTCCAATCTTTATACAGAATTTAGAAAATTTTCCGAATTGGCGCGATACCTTTGGGCCTGTAGGGTGGTTTTGGCTTTCGGTAATTTTTAGCGCGCTTTTAGTCTCACTTGCCCTTAAGATATACGAAACACATATAAATAAAATCCAAGTTCCAAAGTAA
- a CDS encoding cytidylate kinase family protein has protein sequence MIITISGLVGCGKTTVGKLVARALKIPLLSPTFKDLAQKKGLSLMKFQKLAERDDSIDKEFDEKLKREVKKIGSCVVATWLSPWIIQDANLKVWLDASEKVRAKRISRRDNINIKQALLHIRKRDKQNILRYKKIYGINITNHDDFDLIVRSDEMSAREVARIIVKAAQFLKKGG, from the coding sequence TTGATTATCACGATATCTGGGCTTGTAGGATGCGGAAAGACAACTGTCGGAAAGCTTGTTGCGCGAGCCCTAAAAATTCCTCTCCTATCTCCTACCTTTAAGGATCTTGCACAGAAAAAGGGTCTGTCTCTTATGAAATTCCAAAAATTGGCTGAAAGGGACGATAGCATAGATAAAGAGTTTGATGAAAAGCTGAAACGCGAAGTGAAAAAAATAGGTTCATGTGTAGTAGCAACATGGCTCTCACCCTGGATAATACAAGATGCAAACCTAAAAGTTTGGCTTGATGCCTCTGAAAAAGTTCGCGCAAAGAGAATTTCGAGACGTGACAACATAAATATCAAGCAAGCTCTTCTTCACATCCGAAAGAGAGACAAACAGAACATCTTAAGATACAAAAAAATCTATGGTATAAATATAACAAACCACGATGATTTTGATTTGATAGTAAGGAGCGATGAAATGAGCGCAAGAGAGGTAGCCCGTATAATCGTCAAAGCAGCACAGTTTCTAAAAAAAGGGGGTTGA
- a CDS encoding RNA-guided pseudouridylation complex pseudouridine synthase subunit Cbf5, translating to MASIQKFIDFSLCLIDKPPGPSSHEVSAYVKKILNAKKTGHSGTLDPQVSGLLLIGIGRGTRFLHYLSRLPKEYVGIMKFHKKLSEEKIRLLFSRFTGEIVQTPPKESAVRRIPRKRKVYYFVPLEIMNHRVLFMVKCEAGTYIRTLCSDMGATCGGAHLCELRRLSIGNLHVDNAYTLQQLSDAAWLWREKEDGNELKKILRPPESFLNEFKKIHIKDTALQNIASGAPLYALGIKETDEGITKGETVALMHGGHLVAMAQAVRTSEEIRKLGRGIVAYPKFVVIKSGG from the coding sequence ATGGCTTCAATTCAAAAGTTCATTGATTTTTCCCTCTGCCTTATCGATAAGCCTCCTGGACCAAGTTCACACGAGGTGTCGGCATATGTAAAAAAAATACTCAATGCAAAAAAAACAGGCCATAGTGGGACTCTGGATCCGCAAGTATCAGGACTTCTTCTTATAGGAATAGGGCGTGGGACACGATTTCTTCACTATCTCTCCAGACTACCGAAAGAATACGTAGGAATAATGAAATTCCACAAAAAGCTTAGCGAAGAAAAAATACGCCTGCTTTTTTCAAGGTTTACAGGAGAAATCGTTCAGACTCCCCCCAAAGAAAGCGCAGTTCGAAGGATACCTCGGAAGAGAAAGGTTTATTATTTTGTTCCGCTTGAAATCATGAACCACCGAGTATTGTTTATGGTAAAGTGCGAAGCTGGTACCTATATCCGAACACTCTGTTCTGACATGGGTGCAACCTGTGGCGGTGCACACCTGTGTGAACTGCGCCGCCTTTCTATCGGAAATTTGCATGTAGATAATGCATACACTCTACAACAGCTATCCGATGCAGCCTGGCTTTGGAGGGAGAAAGAAGACGGCAACGAACTCAAAAAAATTCTTCGACCGCCTGAAAGCTTCCTTAATGAATTCAAAAAGATACATATAAAAGATACGGCTCTCCAAAATATAGCTTCTGGCGCCCCCTTATACGCGCTAGGGATAAAAGAAACTGATGAAGGAATAACAAAAGGAGAGACAGTTGCGCTTATGCATGGTGGACATCTTGTGGCAATGGCCCAAGCAGTTAGAACGTCAGAAGAAATAAGAAAATTAGGTCGAGGAATAGTGGCATATCCAAAGTTTGTAGTAATTAAATCCGGAGGTTGA
- the rpsM gene encoding 30S ribosomal protein S13 — MAESEEQSKKAEEKGKPSPQKTQTQKKKEPTTIVRIAGKDLRGDLPLPRAISSIRGIGLQLADIISNSLSRELSIDISKPIGALSEEQIKTIEEKLQDLPSLKIPSYLYNRQKDRASGKDMHLIGNELAFATKQDINYQIDLYTWVGYRHFYGQKVRGQRTRTTGRSGMTVGVIRKSAIAKGAAAPESKQTPQPSQAQPSPSKKEQEPKEKK, encoded by the coding sequence TTGGCTGAATCTGAAGAACAAAGCAAAAAGGCAGAAGAAAAAGGTAAACCGTCGCCTCAAAAAACACAAACACAAAAAAAGAAAGAACCAACAACTATAGTAAGAATTGCAGGCAAAGACTTGCGGGGGGACCTTCCACTTCCACGCGCCATTTCCTCAATCCGTGGAATAGGACTTCAGCTAGCAGATATAATTTCAAATTCTCTTTCCCGTGAACTTTCAATTGACATCTCAAAACCTATTGGAGCTTTATCTGAGGAGCAGATAAAAACGATAGAAGAGAAGCTACAAGATTTGCCTAGCCTTAAAATACCTTCTTATCTTTATAATAGACAAAAAGATAGAGCATCTGGCAAGGATATGCACCTCATTGGAAATGAACTTGCATTTGCAACGAAACAGGATATAAACTATCAAATTGACCTTTATACTTGGGTTGGATACCGACACTTTTATGGACAGAAGGTGAGAGGACAGCGAACAAGAACAACAGGCAGAAGCGGTATGACTGTAGGTGTCATCCGCAAGTCAGCAATTGCTAAAGGAGCCGCAGCTCCTGAATCAAAGCAGACGCCCCAACCTTCACAGGCCCAGCCTTCTCCCTCAAAAAAAGAACAGGAACCAAAAGAAAAAAAGTAA